The genomic region TCTGTCTCCGACTATTATGATTGTGCAACCCTCCGCATGTTTTTGCCTGACCAGTTTATGTATTCTTTTCACATATGGACAAGTGGCATCATGTATAATAACATTTCTTTTTTTTAACTCATTGTATACGGCCTCACCAATGCCGTGGGCGCGTATAATTACATGCTCGCCTTCCTTCAGTTCGTCCGGACTTTCGACAACCTTTACGCCCCTTTGCGCAAGCTCTTCCATTACCTGTCTGTTGTGAATTATTTCTCCCAACGTGCTTGTGTTTCCCGGATTCTCTTCCGATATCCGAAATGCAAGTTTCACGGCGTTGTCAACACCAAAACAAAATCCCGCGGTTTTTGCCACTATAAATTCAGCCATTTGCAGGTTCCTCCAAAAACAATGCCTTTATTCATTTTCCAGCGAATATATTTTTTCCATAAGCGCATCAGCCATATTCTGCAAATCCTCCTTAGTTGGTTTTCCTTCTCTGTTCCATTGAACTTTATACGGTTTTCCATACACCACTTTCATTTTTGAAAATATTCTGTAATTTCCGAATATACCGACAGGAAGAATGAGTGCACCTGATTCAAGCGCAAACAGCACTGCGCCGTTTTTCGGCCTTACTCTTTTTTTAACCTTCTTATATCTCGTTCCTTCCGGGAATATTCCCACCGCCTTGCCTTCACTTAAAAGATTGAGGGTTGTCTTTGCCGCATTAACATCGCCGTGCCCGCGGTTTACCGGAAATGCACCGAGGGCCTTAATTATGGAATTTAACACCGGAATTCTGAACAGCTCTTTTTTGGCCATAAAATAAATTTTTCTCGGCATTCGGTGGGCAAACAAAAACATGTCCAGAAGACTTATATGATTACAGCATACTATTAACGGCCCGTTTTCAGGTACATTTTCAAGCCCCTTATATTCCACCCTGAAAAAAACAGAGAAAAAAATCCTGCATAAAAACGCCAAAAAATTGTAGAACATATTTCACAGCCTCGATTTTATAATATTAAGAACCACTTTTGCCGCTTCTTCCAAAGAAAACCCGGTCGTATCCAGTAAAATTGCGTCATCGGCTTTTTTCAGAGGTGAATGTGACCTGGTGCTGTCGTTTATGTCCCTGTATTCCATTTCTTTTTTTAGTTCTTCAAAAGTCTGTTTCAGCATACCCTTTTCCCTTAGTTCCTCATACCTTCTTTTTGCCCTTTCTTCTATTGAAGCGGTAAGGAATATTTTTACATCGGCATTCGGCAGCACATGTGTTCCTATATCCCTGCCGTCCATTACAACACTGTTTTCTTTTGCAATTTTCTGCTGCAGTTCAACCATTTTTTCCCTGACTGCGGGATTAACGGCTACATTGGACGACCCTACCGTAACAGCCGGCGTGCGTATTTCTTCGGTAACATCTTCTCCGTCAAGCAGTACTTTCTGAGCCCCGTTTTCATAAACAATCCTGAGATCTATATCCTTTACCATTTCGGCCAAAGCATCGCCGTCTTTTGTATCAATTCCCGACTTTATCGCTTTCAGCGCCACCGCACGGTACATCGCCCCGGTATCCAGGTACATGATACCCAATTTTTTGGCAACAATCTTCGCCATTGTACTTTTTCCGGCTCCCGAAGGGCCGTCTATTGCTATTTGTATATGTTTTCTCACATGAATTCCTCCGTCGTGTTTATTTGGTTTTAAACCACTCTGTGTCCCACGCCGATTGATATTTCATTCAGATGAAGAAGCCCCACGCCGAAAAATACACAGACAGCGACGTGATCATGGTACCTTGCCACTCCGATTTTTCCGCCGACGTTCAGGCCGATGGCTTTGTTTGCAATTTGGTTCAAAGCCTCTCTTGTGGCACCTGCAACCGCTCCCTCTTCAGCATGGCTCTCAACAATAACGCCTTCACGTTTAGCGGAAACCACGGCCCTTTCAATTATTTTTACAATTGAAGTTACAAAATCTCCACCGTAGTCAACAGCACAGCATTTTATACCCTTTTCGGCGTACTGATGCTTCAGAAGTTTCTCCTCATCACGTGTCGCGGACAAAGCCATGTATATTGCGGCTCTTACAACGTCCTTGCTTCCGAATTCCAAGTTACCGTCAAACATATTAATCCTCCGCTATTCAACAACAGGGAAAGTTTCATTAAGCATTTGTACCAACATTTATCATTA from Thermoclostridium stercorarium subsp. stercorarium DSM 8532 harbors:
- a CDS encoding lysophospholipid acyltransferase family protein, yielding MEYKGLENVPENGPLIVCCNHISLLDMFLFAHRMPRKIYFMAKKELFRIPVLNSIIKALGAFPVNRGHGDVNAAKTTLNLLSEGKAVGIFPEGTRYKKVKKRVRPKNGAVLFALESGALILPVGIFGNYRIFSKMKVVYGKPYKVQWNREGKPTKEDLQNMADALMEKIYSLENE
- the cmk gene encoding (d)CMP kinase: MRKHIQIAIDGPSGAGKSTMAKIVAKKLGIMYLDTGAMYRAVALKAIKSGIDTKDGDALAEMVKDIDLRIVYENGAQKVLLDGEDVTEEIRTPAVTVGSSNVAVNPAVREKMVELQQKIAKENSVVMDGRDIGTHVLPNADVKIFLTASIEERAKRRYEELREKGMLKQTFEELKKEMEYRDINDSTRSHSPLKKADDAILLDTTGFSLEEAAKVVLNIIKSRL
- a CDS encoding HutP family protein, producing MFDGNLEFGSKDVVRAAIYMALSATRDEEKLLKHQYAEKGIKCCAVDYGGDFVTSIVKIIERAVVSAKREGVIVESHAEEGAVAGATREALNQIANKAIGLNVGGKIGVARYHDHVAVCVFFGVGLLHLNEISIGVGHRVV